The DNA window CGTAACCGAGGCCGAAGTAGGACTGATTGTGTTTTTATGAATCAGCTGTTGCATTAAATTATCGATTTTTCTGTGTATGAGAAACGATTTGTTTACTGTTCGGGTGGTACTGTTTGACGGAATTATTACAGTGGTGTATGCATGCAAGCTGAAAATACCTTCATATTTAGTGTAAGCATAAATGTTTTCAAATGTATATTTTTCGACTGTACATCATTATCTCGTCATCTCTTGTAAACAGTCGTCAGGAAAACGGGAAGAGGAAGTTTTTAGATGATGTCAATTGGGGAAAAGAGAATTATGTAATTTGAAAACATGTTTGGTAAACCTACAGAATTTGCTTTCTATGAAACAATTTTTGGCTATTAGAAAGAATGAGATTTTCGGAGAGGTTCTCTACCAAGTGAAGTGTTCATTAGAAAACACTCTAATTGAAAGTACCGTAATGTTTGGTGAATTGCTGGTTTAAGGCATTCCTTTATAATTAACGTGCTTAATTGACGCATCGAGTAAATACCGTATTTATCTTACTTTCTTGAAGTTAGTAATTATTAATCATAAATGGTTTTTATATAACTTTCCACTGGTAAGTTATTTAGAAGAGTGCTACAGTAGACCTACTGTGGGTATATAGGAAAATATGATTGTTGTTGTAGTTAATTATAGCTATGTTATCTCTTTCGTTtgtataaattatatatttattttgtttaaattatatatttcttttttcagTTGATCATTTGAAGCTCTGAAGATGTCTTTATTCTTTAGAAGAGTTCTTTTGCAAAGCAATTTTCCTTTCAAGCATGTTGGCAGCACACAATGTAATTTTTCTCACACATCACTTCGATTGGATAAACCAGCAGTAACATCTGACACCGAATCAAAGAAGCCAGATAATCCACTCAATGTTTTACATGGTGAGTACGTTTTTGAGCTTGACATGTACGTGTGAGTAGTTTTGAGAAGAATGAAATATTGGGGGACATCATCTTTTCCTTACATTAGAAAGGAGCTGTTCTTTGCAAAATATATCATATTTGTAACTTCCTCTTGaggttgtttgggtcatcagtctgtTGAATAGTCAGAAACAGCCTTGCTAGCCACCCTCTTCCTGTGCTTGTCTCTTCATCTCCATGAAAATATTGCAttctacatctattctaatctgtgTGCATTAATCATGACTGGCCTTCCCATATCATTTTGACCCCCTAAACTTtactcctttttttttgctagttgctttacgtcgcaccgacacagataggtcttacggcgacgaaactTTACTCctaaaaccaactgaagaagtcctgggtagaggtacccaggacttcttcaggtcagtttttgaaattaatattccTCTCACCAACTTGATTCCTGTCATACCTTCAGGAtttttttgtaacaccacatttcaaagaccttTATTCTCTTTCCCACTGCATTAGTTATTGTCCATACACACCCTGCACAATAGTTTTCACAGTAATACTTCAATATTACTCCCCTAGTTTGAAATATGCAATTAGGAATTTGAATCTTATAATTATTACCTCGTATCACATGCAGGAGGATAGCAGTATTCATTGATATTGCTGAGGACTGACCTGCTCACCCTAAtaagtatgtttacttttatagtAAAATATCACAAAACGAGCAATATTTTCCAAAGCAATAGGGTGAACAAACCTTTTTATTGTCTGAAATTAATTCATTGTGGTGACACACCATTTCTTGTCAGCAGCGAATGATTAGCCACGTCTAGCATAAATTATGGGTGATGAGAGACTCCCTCAGCAAATCCTATATGGTGAGCTAGACTAGTGACACCCCTCTGAAGTGCTACAAAGATCAGCTGAAAATGACCATGAAGAGCGCAGCCATCAACTTGAACACTCAGTGCTTTTGCAGAAGATCCTACTCTCTGACTCACAGCCACCTCAGCTGCCAGTTATGTTTGAACAAGAATGACGAAGGCAAACAGAGTTTCATCAAGAAAGGAAACTTCGACAAACCCAGCCATCTCTCCTCTTTTATTTAAATGTAACCTGGATTGGGCCTGTTAAACTAccaatgccatcaatacagaatgaataaataatgatGACAGGAACAGTAGGCACAAATCAGCCGATGTTGGCTCCTTCCCATTTCTTCTCTAGATATTGCAAATATCTGACATCCAACATTATCTGCACCTGAGAGCACATCACCATATATCATACTTTCTCAGTTCTTTGCTCTCCTGATTCTTTGGAGATAATTCTTAGTAGTTCGTATCCCTGTTTGTATGTAATAGCTGTTATAATTGACACAAAACTAGGCTACATCTTACAAAGGTAAATTCCCAACTTCCTCATCATCCTGTCACTCCCTGTCTTTTGTGGAGACAATACTTGATTTATATTAGACTTAACAGTTGCTTTCTCTATTTCTAGGAGGTAGGAATCACAAAGTTGATAATTTAGAGAAGAGGTTTCTTGTGTGGTCTGGCAAATATAAGAGAATGGAAGATGTACCTCCAACAGTATCGTAAGTTAACACTTttatctcgtttaattttcagTTCTTTATAGAAGAAAACATTTAATATGCTGGAAAAAGTTTTGCACAATATAGCAAATTATTTCAGTCTTTGGATATTTTTTATGACACCATAAATGTTAAGAATGGAGGGTAACTGGTGTTGTAACAGTGTTAATGTCATAGCGGTATACTACTCCCATTCCTCTTCCTCGGCATACTATGTCAAAGAGTACTGAGAAGGCTGCCAAGATACATTTACAGAAGCCagtggagaagataatgcataaacaaatagttaaatacttggaaaatcaTTCTCTACTTGATCGCGTACAGTCTGGTATTAAGAAAGGACACAGAACTACAATGACAGTAATCAGAATTATAGATGACATCAGACGGGCAATGGAcaaacgaaaactgactatacttatccttctagccTTCAGCAGTacatttgacactgtaaatatagacatattgtttgCTAAGATACAAAAACTTCACAAGACACATTGTACTATTCAGCTCTTGGGTTCATACCTCAAAAATAGATGACAGCGAGTAGTATCAAACACGACGACTAAAGAATGGAGGACTAAGTTATCTGGCCTTGTCCAAGGGTTAATTCTtagacctcttttattcttaatctatattaatgacatttcttctcatttgAATGACTGCAACTACCATCTTTATGTCGACGAttttcagatatactcacactttaaagtcTCAGACGTTGACAGTGCAATCCACCAAATGAACTAGACTCTAAATTAAATTAGTTTGCAtgcaaaagagaactgcctattaattaacctgAAGAAAGCACACACAATCATAATAGGAGAGTCTAGGCTTTTAAATACACTAAACATCACACAAGTACCTATTctgatgctctgtggtgaagctataccttttcagaagtcggtaaaaaccTAGgcattgtcatgaatgacacattaaactggaatgaccacatAATAAGTGTCTGCAGAAAGGTGCCTACATCTCTTCACCGCTAAAAATGTAACAACCATTCTTCCACAtagtatgaaaataaaacttaCTCTCGTTTTTCCAAtcatttattactgtgatgttgtaCTAACCAATGCAATTGTAgaacaaacaatgaaacttcaaagggcaatgaactcttgcatatgatttatattttctttgaactttaggatacATATTTTCTCATATTATGATAAGCTCTCCTGGCTGAAAATCAATAAACTAAGAAACCTTCATACtgtgacactaatttttcgacttctgattgaatctacacctgaatacatatactcacattttaacttcctttcGTCTATGCGTGACGTAGTTCCAGATCAACTtgtacccttatgataccggttaatcagtCATCTGTGTACAGCCACTCATTGTAGGTGTCTGGGGCAAGGCCATGGAACACTTTGCCTGTCACTATACGTAATAGCACTTGAATAGCCTCATTTAAATGGTGTGGTCGAgattcctcttaaatacgtgaacagcttgtatgaatattgtataggcttttgggcttgtttaagaagcctttctcgtggacagtcgagaattcttctgaggacgcagagcacagttttctgtgaaacgttaagaatttcacgttattttcttgacacagcacaagcccaaaagcctatacaatatcatgtctataagtacgggccgtgaaagcattaatggcagcttgtatgaatgttaagGGTGAATGGGTGCAAGTATGgtttagagctattgttaggtaaTGTAGATAGATGATAGAGGTACAGACAGCTACCAGTTCTGTATCTTCAGGTAAGCATAATTTATTGATGTCAAGAGATTTAATTTCAGCTAGTTTATCATCATGGGCCTCTGGCAGAGTCTGAATCTTCACTTGAGACTGCAAATAATCATCTGATTGATGTTTTGATGTATTTGTGGAAGAAACAAAATTAGAACTGGTAGCTGTCTGTACCTCTAtcatagataatattaatcattaacagAATAACTGTTACAATACTTTTTCagtccattaatttaggtagtttctagagatTGTATAGAgtgttatttttcaaattatgtgactatgtactgtatgttgtggttcATAGCAGGAAATCTGTTAATGCCAAAGAATACTGTAGActgatactaccgggcgagttggccgtgtggttaggggcgcgcggctgtgagcttgcatttgggagatagtaggttcggattccactgtcggcagccctgaagatggtttccatggtttcccatgaaCAGGATTGAACAACTAtttaacaaatatttatttatagggcgaggagtaagtgattggaataatttatcaagggaaatgttcaaaaaaTTTTCAAGTTCTGTGAAAACGTGTGAGAAAAACTAGGTTATCAATTGATAGGGTATCTGCTACCtcggtgacagtcctaaatgcagatcattgatgattgattgaacgAGCCACTCTCAACATTTTGACACTGCATTAAGGCTGCCGCACAGTGTAACCATATTCTAACATAACCCTGTAACTAACAGTGCTTACTGCTAAACCAAAACCTAGCCAGGCACTATGGGTAGTTTTGTCACACTATCAGTAACCTAATCATCCTATCAGTAATTTTGACACAATATTAAAGTCACTATGCGACCTAACCAAAGTTTAAGCTAATCTTGTCTCTAACGGTAACCATTGGGGGTTATGGGGGGCGGAGGGGATGGCCCCACTGGAGAcatcataattaaaaataatgttcGTCCACAGCACAGGTGGTACACTATGCATTTGTTATATTGCCAgccagtccggctccttggctaaatggttagcgtgctgccctttggtcacaggggtcccgagtgtGATTCCTGGCTGTGTCGGAATTATAACCATAGTTAGCTTATTCATGtttttgtcatcttcatcatcatttcatcctcatcacaatgtgcaggtcgcctatgggtgtcaaatcgaaagacctgcatcttaaGTCATAAATTgtcatgaatgtttattgataacCACGTATTCAATAAAACGTAAAGTTCTTACATTAAGATTTTTATCTTATCATAATAAATTTTAGGGACATGTTTCAAccattgtatgggcatcatcagcctttatcTCGTACCTTTTGGTCattgatcaggatcctgatttaccTTTTTCTTTTTGCTTTGTGGGCTATATATTATCTTCTTCACTCAATTCCATAGCAGCAGGTAAATTAACTATTCAGTGAACAACCGGCATGTGTATACACAAAACAAATACGTTACTACATCTGGTATCTTTTAATGTATAACGACAATGAAAGgtatggtaatttttttttttacaagtagctttacgctgcactgacacagataggtcttgcggcgacgatagggtagaaaagggctaagagtggaagggaagcagctgtggtcttaattaaggtacagcctcagcatttgcctggtatgaaaataggaaaccacggaaaaccatcttgagggctgccgacagtgggattctaattctccgtctcctggatgcaagctcagtgCCGCGCGCCCCTGACggtacggtcaactcgcccagtaaaggACAGAGATTATCGTCAAGGTTGGCCCTAAGAACCCGTATAGTCGCATTCTATCTTTAGGATGTTGCACATCTGTTAAGAGATAATCAGCTGTCTAGGAACAATCTTAGTCTGTTGCCCAGGTGGCGCCTGGATGCGGCATTGCAGCTTTGAAATACACCCTACGCGAAAACTTCTCTCAGCTTAAAAGGCAATGTTTTTTCTATACCTTAAATTccaataaaggtattttatttttttgctagttgctttatgtcgcaccgacacagataggtcttacagcgatgatgggataggaaagggctaggagtgggaaggaagtgccgtggacttaattaaggtgcagccccagcatttgtctggtgtgaaaatgggaaaccacggaaaaccattttcagggctgtcgacagtggggttcgaacctactatctcccgaatactggatactggctgcacttaagcgactgcagctatcgggctcgatatgtatttgtaaccacttataagttgacagtattgaataggtggactaataaaatacctttattggattttaagttataacAACTCTCAGTACGGAATAATTATGAAGTTTATATCATGTAATGTTTTTTCTGCCATTTTTTCATAAAAGATAGACAGAGGGATTATATATATGTTTGAGAGAGAGATGTTGAGGGGGTAAATAAAGTATACAGTATGGAATAATGATGAAATATTCCacaaaatctgtttttttttttcctcctgCTCTGTTTTATTTACTGAAATCTTGCTACCATCGACAATTTGCATATCTTTCTCATCCCTTGCTCATTGGCTTGTTTACTCTACTCTTTATTACCGTCTGTTCACAGGCAGGAAACCATGGAGAAAGCACGAAATAAGGCACGCATCAAGATATCCAATTACATGATGGTGGGAACGATACTGGCATGCGTAATATTTGTGTACAGTGGCAAACAGGCAGCCAAGCGTGGGGAGTCGGTTACGAAGATGAACCTTGACTGGCACCAGGAAGTTAATAAGGCTGAAGCAGAAACAAAATGAGATGTAATTTTAGTCCAACTTTTGAAATTAGTTGCGTTTGGTGGATGTTTACTGTACACGATTAGTGTATGGCACATATAGTCATAAGCTAATGGTTTAAGATGATGTTTTATGCAGTGCTGTTTTTGTTGCTTACTTATGTCCTGTGTAGTATTGTTATTTTGGTGCTAACAGTGGACCTCAAGCTACAGTTGTATGTTTTTAGCTTTACACATGATTGCAAAAATAGTCTAATCCTCAAGGTACGTAAATGAGTTAAGTGCTGTCATAGGTTGaacatattcatcatcatttccccttatccagctcctgctgggttggggtatttatggcacttctccatcttcctctttccttccaccattcctcttccacgatcctGTCCCAggctaaattttgtcttcttacgccgctcttcactgattcattCCACCTTGTTCTCTTGCCctcacactttgcctccagcatctgtcttggaattttattctcctccatcctctttacatgtccacaccaccttagtttattcttttcaactctctcatttagttttcctgtcccaacttccttcctaacatcttcatttctcactctgtctttccttgtctttcctatcatacttcttaggaatttcatctcactggcttgaattctactctcttgcctgctaatCAAAgtccaactgggcgagttggccgtgcacttagaggcgcgcggctgtgagcttgcatccaggagatagtagattcgaatcccactatcggcagccctgaaaatggttttctgtggtttcccattttcacaccaggcaaatgctggggctgtaccttaattaaagccacggccgcttccttccaactcctaggcctttcctatcccatcgtcgccataagacctatctgtgtcggtgcgacgtgaagcccctagcaaaaaaaaaatcaaagtccaagtcagctgcataagtcagtatgggtacatagtacattttgtacattatatcTTTACTTTCCCTTGGTACTTTTTAGTTCCAAGCAAGtattcttacactttggtagaatgcattactctgctgtaccctcctgctaatctccatgtccaccctagcattttgcattaattctcttcttaggtatttaaagctgtctaCAGCTTCCAGATTCTGTCTTCCAATTTtaacagtgccctttccttgcctttcccctctcgacatcaccatagtcttggtttcctctgtactgattttcatgccatacttctaaaTTTTTTCGTTCAGAACATCTTgttgttctttccccagatcacatcatcatctgcaaatagcagtatctccgtctctttatctccataggcttcctttgtttcctttacaattttgtccatgaccataataaaccaaagaggtga is part of the Anabrus simplex isolate iqAnaSimp1 chromosome 10, ASM4041472v1, whole genome shotgun sequence genome and encodes:
- the LOC136882242 gene encoding UPF0389 protein GA21628 codes for the protein MSLFFRRVLLQSNFPFKHVGSTQCNFSHTSLRLDKPAVTSDTESKKPDNPLNVLHGGRNHKVDNLEKRFLVWSGKYKRMEDVPPTVSQETMEKARNKARIKISNYMMVGTILACVIFVYSGKQAAKRGESVTKMNLDWHQEVNKAEAETK